A single window of Bradyrhizobium daqingense DNA harbors:
- the rnd gene encoding ribonuclease D — protein sequence MDLITTTADLAAACSRLAKHPVITVDTEFLRETTYYPLLCVVQMASPEEAVVIDTLAEGIDLKPFFELMGNEGVLKVFHAARQDIEIIWHQAGIIPHPVFDTQVAAMVLGYGDSIAYDQLVEKVTGHRPDKTHRFTDWSRRPLTKEQMHYAVSDVTHLRDVFAALDADLKKRRRSEWVSIEMEVLTSPRTYDFHPERAWERLKTRVRKPKDLAVLMEIAAWREQEAQSRDVPRGRVLRDEAITDIATHAPNTLEKLANLRSVPKGFEKSKWGADIVAAVERGLARDFSTLPKLEKPRNNNNGAAIVELLKVLLRMTAERHAVASKVIATVDDLEEIAADDEADVPALRGWRRELFGDAALKLKRGELALAIEKGRVIGVQRA from the coding sequence ATGGATTTGATTACCACCACCGCTGACCTCGCGGCTGCCTGCAGCCGGCTGGCCAAGCATCCCGTCATCACCGTCGATACCGAGTTTCTCCGCGAAACCACCTATTACCCGCTGCTGTGCGTGGTTCAGATGGCCAGCCCCGAGGAAGCCGTGGTCATCGACACCTTGGCCGAGGGCATCGACCTCAAGCCGTTCTTCGAGCTGATGGGCAACGAGGGCGTGCTGAAGGTCTTCCACGCTGCCCGCCAGGACATCGAGATCATCTGGCACCAGGCGGGCATCATCCCGCATCCGGTGTTCGACACCCAGGTCGCGGCGATGGTGCTGGGTTATGGCGATAGCATCGCCTACGACCAGCTGGTCGAGAAGGTCACCGGCCACCGGCCGGACAAGACCCACCGCTTCACCGACTGGTCGCGCCGGCCGCTGACCAAAGAGCAGATGCACTACGCCGTGTCCGACGTCACCCATCTGCGCGACGTGTTTGCAGCGCTCGACGCCGACCTCAAGAAACGGCGCCGCAGCGAATGGGTCTCAATCGAAATGGAAGTCCTGACCTCCCCCAGGACCTACGATTTCCACCCTGAGCGCGCCTGGGAGCGGCTGAAGACGCGGGTGCGCAAGCCCAAGGACCTCGCGGTGCTGATGGAGATCGCGGCCTGGCGCGAGCAGGAGGCGCAGAGCCGTGACGTGCCCCGCGGCCGCGTGCTGCGGGACGAGGCGATCACGGACATCGCGACCCATGCGCCGAACACGCTGGAGAAGCTCGCGAACTTGCGCTCCGTGCCGAAGGGATTTGAGAAATCCAAATGGGGCGCGGACATCGTCGCCGCGGTCGAGCGCGGGCTGGCGCGGGATTTCTCCACGCTGCCCAAGCTGGAGAAGCCGCGCAACAACAACAATGGCGCCGCGATCGTCGAGCTGCTGAAGGTGCTGCTGCGCATGACCGCGGAACGCCATGCCGTGGCGAGCAAGGTGATTGCGACCGTCGACGACCTCGAAGAGATCGCAGCCGACGACGAGGCCGATGTGCCGGCGCTACGCGGCTGGCGCCGCGAACTGTTCGGCGATGCCGCGCTGAAACTGAAGCGCGGCGAGCTGGCGCTCGCGATCGAGAAAGGCCGCGTGATCGGGGTGCAGCGGGCGTAG
- a CDS encoding LysR family transcriptional regulator, whose translation MDRLTSMAVFVRAVDLGSFAAAADALEMSGPMVGKHVRFLEERLGVRLLNRTTRRQGLTEAGQAYYERCRAVLNEAEAADAVVADGLSEPRGRLRVTMPALLGRHCIAPLLVKLARKYPHLDLDLSFGDPIADMVEAGYDLAIRTGDLDDQSGLITRRIASQRMVVCGARSYLRANGKPRSIDDLAAHQAIIYRRSGRVRPWLFPQESQPPREIMPSGRLRLDDLEAIADAAAQGMGLAWLPYWLVRERLKTGALVGLFAEQPEFLYDCHALWPRSPRLPPKVRAAVDALTAALPKLMT comes from the coding sequence ATGGACCGCCTGACCAGTATGGCCGTGTTCGTCAGGGCCGTCGATCTCGGCTCGTTCGCGGCAGCGGCCGACGCGCTGGAGATGTCGGGGCCGATGGTCGGCAAGCATGTTCGCTTCCTCGAAGAGCGCCTCGGCGTTCGCCTCCTTAACCGCACCACGCGGCGCCAGGGCCTGACCGAGGCTGGCCAAGCCTACTACGAGCGCTGCCGCGCGGTGCTCAACGAGGCCGAAGCCGCCGACGCCGTCGTGGCCGACGGGCTGTCCGAGCCGCGCGGCAGGCTGCGCGTGACTATGCCTGCGCTGCTGGGACGGCACTGCATCGCGCCCTTGCTGGTGAAGCTCGCTCGCAAATATCCGCATCTCGATCTTGACCTCTCCTTCGGCGACCCGATCGCCGACATGGTCGAGGCCGGCTATGATCTTGCGATCCGGACCGGCGATCTCGATGACCAGTCCGGCCTGATCACACGGCGCATCGCGAGCCAGCGCATGGTGGTGTGCGGCGCGCGCTCGTATCTGCGCGCCAACGGAAAGCCCAGATCGATCGACGATCTCGCCGCGCATCAGGCAATCATCTATCGCCGCTCGGGCCGTGTCCGGCCGTGGCTGTTTCCGCAAGAAAGCCAACCTCCACGCGAGATCATGCCGTCAGGCCGGCTGAGGCTCGATGATCTCGAGGCGATCGCGGACGCCGCCGCGCAAGGTATGGGCCTCGCCTGGCTGCCCTATTGGCTGGTCCGCGAGCGCCTTAAGACCGGCGCACTGGTCGGTCTGTTCGCGGAGCAGCCCGAATTCCTGTACGACTGCCACGCATTGTGGCCCCGCTCACCCCGCTTGCCGCCAAAAGTCCGCGCCGCCGTGGACGCCCTCACCGCAGCCCTGCCGAAGCTGATGACGTGA
- a CDS encoding zinc-dependent alcohol dehydrogenase family protein, with protein sequence MARAVRFHRHGGPDVLCIETVDVSSPGKDEVQIRVKALGLNRAEALLRRGTYIETAAFPSGLGLEAAGIIEAVGEGVASFVPGDAVSIVPPLSMVRWPAYAELATFPAELVVKHPPELGFEAAAAVWMQYLTAYGALVDIAGLLRGDVVAITAASSSVGLAAIQIANRIGAVPVALTRTSAKRRALRDAGAAHVIASDEEDIGARLAEIAGSNGVRVVFDAVGGPAFEPLTAAMAPGGVLIEYGGLSPAPTPFPLLNVLSKSLTLRGYLVHEVIRDPARLADAKAFILSGLSDGSLKPIMAKTFRFDEIVEAHRFLESNDQFGKIVVTI encoded by the coding sequence ATGGCGCGCGCCGTTCGCTTTCACCGGCATGGTGGTCCCGACGTGCTCTGCATCGAGACCGTCGACGTATCGTCGCCGGGGAAAGACGAGGTTCAGATCCGGGTCAAGGCGCTCGGTCTCAACCGTGCGGAAGCGCTGCTGCGCAGAGGCACCTATATCGAGACCGCGGCATTTCCGTCCGGTCTGGGCCTTGAGGCGGCGGGCATTATTGAGGCTGTTGGCGAAGGCGTCGCAAGCTTTGTTCCGGGCGACGCCGTCAGTATCGTGCCGCCGCTGTCGATGGTGCGATGGCCGGCCTATGCCGAGCTCGCGACGTTTCCGGCTGAGCTCGTCGTGAAGCATCCGCCCGAGCTGGGCTTCGAGGCAGCTGCCGCGGTCTGGATGCAATATCTGACGGCCTACGGGGCGCTGGTCGACATCGCCGGACTCTTGCGAGGGGACGTCGTCGCCATCACGGCCGCATCGAGCAGTGTCGGGCTTGCCGCCATCCAGATCGCGAACCGGATCGGCGCGGTCCCGGTCGCGTTGACGCGGACCTCGGCCAAGCGGCGCGCCTTGCGCGATGCCGGTGCCGCCCACGTGATCGCCTCGGACGAGGAGGATATCGGCGCGCGGCTCGCGGAGATCGCCGGTTCAAACGGTGTCCGCGTGGTGTTCGACGCAGTCGGAGGCCCTGCATTCGAACCGCTGACCGCGGCGATGGCGCCGGGCGGCGTCCTGATTGAATACGGGGGCCTGAGCCCCGCGCCGACGCCGTTTCCGCTGCTCAACGTGCTCAGCAAGAGCCTGACGCTGCGCGGCTATCTCGTGCACGAAGTCATCCGCGATCCAGCGCGTCTTGCGGATGCGAAGGCATTTATTCTCAGCGGGCTGTCGGACGGTTCGTTGAAGCCGATCATGGCCAAGACGTTCCGCTTCGACGAGATCGTCGAAGCGCATCGTTTCCTGGAATCGAACGATCAGTTTGGCAAGATCGTCGTGACGATCTAG
- a CDS encoding ABC transporter substrate-binding protein, translated as MLFSRRLMLGLAMASTLAFPAMAEGPTEIDLFFPVPVDGKLARDMGTMIKEFNETHPAIKATAVYTGSYDDTLIKTRAAIKAGKPPAAVIMSANFLLDMQIENELTNLDALIKSDGSTKEQFLGQFFPALQGNAVINRSVYGVPFHNSTPLLYINADKAKEAGLDPNKPPQTWAELTDWAKKLTKRDGDKVTQWGIAIPCAYDYCGWMMETLTMSNGGRYYNEEFGGEVYYDTPSMLGALTWWNDLVYKHKVHAPGATPGPAVSTSFISGNAAMMMLSTGSLTYVRDNAKFNYKVAFIPRNVRNAVPIGGASLIVPAGLEAEKQKAAWTLIKWMTSPEKSGWWSRATGYFAPNMAAYKTPEMVDFLNKNPDAKTAVEQLDVAKPWFATYKTVPVRKNLEDEVMLVLNGKKQPKEALVAAQKAADETLKPYNETSLKLP; from the coding sequence ATGCTGTTCTCCCGCAGGCTCATGCTGGGTCTTGCTATGGCAAGCACTCTCGCCTTCCCGGCGATGGCCGAAGGTCCGACCGAGATCGACCTGTTCTTCCCCGTCCCCGTTGACGGCAAGCTCGCCCGCGACATGGGCACCATGATCAAGGAGTTCAACGAGACCCATCCCGCCATCAAGGCGACGGCCGTCTACACCGGCTCCTACGACGACACGCTGATCAAGACGCGCGCCGCGATCAAGGCCGGCAAGCCGCCGGCCGCCGTGATCATGTCAGCGAATTTCCTGCTCGACATGCAGATCGAGAACGAGCTCACCAATCTCGATGCCCTGATCAAGTCCGATGGAAGCACCAAGGAGCAGTTCCTCGGCCAGTTCTTCCCCGCGCTGCAGGGCAATGCGGTGATCAACCGCTCGGTCTACGGCGTACCGTTCCACAATTCGACGCCGCTGCTCTACATCAACGCCGACAAGGCCAAGGAAGCCGGTCTCGATCCGAACAAGCCGCCGCAGACCTGGGCCGAGCTCACCGACTGGGCCAAGAAGCTGACCAAGCGCGACGGCGACAAGGTGACCCAATGGGGCATCGCGATCCCCTGCGCCTACGACTATTGCGGCTGGATGATGGAAACGCTCACCATGAGCAATGGCGGACGCTACTACAACGAGGAGTTCGGCGGCGAGGTCTATTACGACACGCCCTCGATGCTGGGGGCGCTCACCTGGTGGAACGACCTCGTCTACAAGCACAAGGTGCATGCGCCAGGCGCTACGCCCGGACCTGCCGTCAGCACCTCCTTCATCTCCGGCAACGCCGCGATGATGATGCTCTCGACGGGCTCGCTCACCTACGTGCGCGACAACGCCAAGTTCAACTACAAGGTCGCCTTCATCCCGCGCAACGTCCGCAACGCGGTGCCGATCGGCGGCGCCTCGCTGATCGTCCCGGCCGGGCTCGAGGCCGAGAAGCAGAAGGCGGCATGGACGCTGATCAAGTGGATGACCTCGCCCGAGAAGAGTGGCTGGTGGAGCCGCGCCACCGGCTATTTCGCGCCCAACATGGCCGCCTACAAGACGCCCGAGATGGTGGACTTCCTGAACAAGAACCCGGACGCCAAGACGGCCGTCGAGCAGCTCGACGTCGCAAAGCCCTGGTTCGCGACCTACAAGACCGTCCCCGTCCGCAAGAACCTCGAGGACGAGGTCATGCTGGTCCTCAACGGCAAGAAGCAGCCGAAGGAAGCGTTGGTCGCTGCCCAGAAGGCCGCGGACGAGACGCTGAAGCCGTACAACGAGACATCGCTGAAGCTGCCGTAA
- a CDS encoding carbohydrate ABC transporter permease, which translates to MTLLDRLWKDAPLATRNEITPKLGFVLTVLLALVWLIPFLWMGVATLRPPSDGFNLMAELMPSLKPTLDNVRDAWEIGDFPRYTLNTTIICAGILMVQFVTITLAGFAFARLEFAGKTLIFYLFLMQLMLVPVLLIVPNLTLVAQLGLYDTLTGVMMPFFASAFGTFLMRQAFEAIPTELEDAALIDGAGLFQRIRHIYVPLSMPSFSAFAIISVTSHWNDFLWPLMVINSPDKRPLTVGLSVFTATAEGTQAWGTIAAGTLMVIAPLLVTFLIFQKRFISSFVTSGIK; encoded by the coding sequence ATGACGCTGCTCGACAGGCTGTGGAAGGACGCCCCGCTCGCCACGCGTAACGAGATCACGCCGAAGCTCGGCTTCGTGCTGACCGTCCTGCTCGCGCTGGTCTGGCTGATCCCGTTCCTGTGGATGGGCGTGGCGACGCTGCGCCCGCCCTCCGACGGCTTCAACCTCATGGCCGAGCTGATGCCGAGCCTGAAGCCGACGCTCGACAACGTCAGGGACGCCTGGGAGATCGGCGATTTCCCGCGCTACACGCTCAACACCACGATCATCTGCGCCGGAATCCTCATGGTGCAGTTCGTCACCATCACGCTGGCGGGCTTTGCCTTTGCGCGCCTCGAATTCGCCGGCAAGACGCTGATCTTCTACCTGTTCCTGATGCAGCTGATGCTGGTGCCGGTCCTGCTGATCGTGCCCAACCTGACCCTGGTGGCACAGCTCGGCCTCTACGACACGCTGACCGGCGTCATGATGCCGTTCTTCGCCTCGGCCTTCGGCACCTTCCTGATGCGGCAGGCCTTCGAGGCCATTCCAACCGAGCTCGAAGATGCCGCGCTGATCGACGGCGCCGGCCTGTTCCAGCGCATCCGCCACATCTACGTGCCGCTGTCGATGCCGAGCTTCTCGGCCTTCGCCATCATCTCCGTGACCAGCCACTGGAACGACTTCCTGTGGCCTCTGATGGTGATCAACTCGCCGGACAAGCGGCCGCTCACGGTCGGCCTCTCCGTCTTCACTGCGACGGCCGAAGGCACGCAGGCCTGGGGCACCATCGCCGCCGGCACGCTCATGGTCATCGCACCGCTGCTCGTCACCTTCCTGATCTTCCAGAAGCGTTTCATCAGCTCTTTCGTCACCTCAGGCATCAAATAG
- a CDS encoding carbohydrate ABC transporter permease, with product MSFAEPAALPVANSAAPRLHVLKRYSSGFKASLPAYLLLLPSLIFLALFTYGAMGRVLIDALYQRTTPKAPVRFVGLDNISAVLADPAFTGAVVNNLIYAVGTAIPSIGLALLFALALARTNVVTSALRAALFLPVLIPMVAASALFLFIFLPNVGLLDYYIGRLLPVLPNWLGDPDIALSAIMVITIWKNAGYYMLFFLAGLQAVPEDVMEAAHLDGAGPFQRLRYIILPELKPTFLFVIVIATLNAVTQVDHVFVMTKGGPANSTNLVLFYIYQQAVEHYDIGKASAATLLTLAALMGLTALSFRTLANREGGP from the coding sequence ATGAGCTTCGCTGAACCCGCGGCTCTCCCGGTCGCGAACTCGGCGGCACCGCGTTTGCACGTTCTCAAGCGCTACTCCAGCGGTTTCAAGGCTTCGCTGCCAGCCTATCTGCTGTTGCTGCCGTCGCTGATCTTCCTCGCGCTGTTCACCTACGGCGCGATGGGCCGCGTGCTCATCGATGCGCTCTACCAGCGCACGACGCCGAAGGCCCCGGTCCGCTTCGTCGGCCTCGACAATATCAGTGCGGTGCTTGCCGACCCCGCCTTCACCGGCGCGGTCGTCAACAATCTCATCTATGCCGTCGGCACCGCGATCCCGAGCATCGGCCTGGCGCTGTTGTTTGCGCTCGCGCTCGCGCGCACCAACGTTGTGACCAGCGCGCTGCGCGCCGCACTGTTCCTGCCGGTGCTGATCCCGATGGTCGCGGCCTCCGCGCTGTTCCTGTTCATCTTCCTGCCCAATGTCGGCCTGCTCGACTATTACATCGGCCGGCTGCTTCCGGTGCTGCCGAACTGGCTCGGCGATCCCGATATCGCGCTGTCGGCGATCATGGTGATCACGATCTGGAAGAACGCCGGCTATTACATGCTGTTCTTCCTCGCCGGCCTCCAGGCTGTCCCTGAAGACGTGATGGAAGCCGCGCATCTCGACGGCGCCGGTCCGTTTCAGCGCCTGCGCTACATCATCCTGCCGGAGCTCAAGCCTACCTTCCTGTTCGTCATCGTGATCGCCACGCTCAATGCGGTGACGCAGGTCGACCACGTCTTCGTCATGACCAAGGGCGGCCCCGCGAATTCGACCAACCTCGTGCTGTTCTACATCTATCAGCAGGCGGTCGAGCATTACGACATCGGCAAAGCTTCGGCGGCGACGCTGCTGACGCTGGCCGCGCTGATGGGCCTTACCGCGCTGTCCTTCCGCACGCTGGCGAACCGCGAGGGCGGGCCATGA
- a CDS encoding phosphodiesterase — protein sequence MPFKFIHLTDTHLANPGSTLYGLDPRARLDAAIADINKHQSDAAFAVVTGDLTHWGEPESYANFAGAMAALKIPYIAMVGNHDKRVTCLDALKAAPRDANGFVQGTRTTEHGLFVFLDTLDETSHAGEMCSKRLGWLASTLAAAPADMPFVVFMHHPPFPVGVLAMDEIALKQSAEFAEIIAPYRARIRHLFFGHVHRPIFGSYGKIPFSTLRGTNHQVWFELNADAPHLASHEPPAYGVVLIDDENLVVHSHDFLDTSLRFPFDPPAGMDGRDYALKFAAR from the coding sequence ATGCCCTTCAAGTTCATCCACCTCACCGACACGCATCTCGCGAACCCCGGCTCGACGCTCTACGGCCTCGACCCGCGCGCCCGGCTGGACGCGGCGATTGCTGACATCAACAAGCATCAGTCCGACGCTGCCTTCGCGGTCGTGACCGGCGATCTCACCCATTGGGGCGAGCCTGAGTCCTACGCCAACTTCGCCGGGGCGATGGCGGCGCTGAAAATTCCCTACATCGCCATGGTCGGCAATCACGACAAGCGCGTCACCTGCCTCGACGCGTTGAAGGCGGCGCCGCGCGATGCCAACGGCTTCGTGCAGGGCACGCGCACCACCGAGCACGGCCTGTTCGTCTTCCTCGACACGCTGGACGAGACCAGCCATGCCGGCGAAATGTGCTCAAAACGTCTCGGCTGGCTGGCGAGCACGCTCGCGGCCGCGCCAGCCGACATGCCTTTCGTCGTGTTCATGCATCATCCGCCCTTCCCGGTCGGTGTGCTCGCGATGGACGAGATCGCGCTGAAGCAGAGCGCGGAGTTCGCCGAGATCATCGCGCCCTATCGCGCCCGCATCCGCCATCTCTTCTTTGGCCATGTGCACCGGCCGATCTTCGGCAGCTACGGCAAGATCCCCTTCTCCACACTGCGCGGCACCAATCACCAGGTCTGGTTCGAGCTCAATGCCGACGCGCCGCATCTGGCGAGCCACGAACCGCCGGCCTACGGCGTGGTGCTGATCGACGACGAGAACCTGGTCGTTCACAGCCACGACTTCCTCGACACCAGTCTGCGCTTCCCGTTCGACCCGCCCGCGGGAATGGACGGCCGCGACTATGCGCTCAAGTTCGCGGCGCGGTGA
- a CDS encoding sel1 repeat family protein, which translates to MHPEWRLEVAELLVARRYSEALTLVRQAIEQGNMSARVMLAKMGENAGLVRDEVDRLIDEVETTMAPADVETHLELSSAYDRRLGNLPYLEKDERCFDHLLKAVEQGAGPIHVLALARKYVMGTLSVRPNFEEAIRWYKHAVQQGSVEAVDELQRLYQHIQRQRRHEPNA; encoded by the coding sequence ATGCATCCCGAATGGCGCCTCGAAGTGGCGGAACTACTTGTTGCCCGACGCTATTCGGAAGCGCTCACGCTGGTTCGCCAAGCGATCGAGCAAGGCAACATGTCCGCACGCGTGATGCTCGCGAAGATGGGTGAGAATGCAGGCCTCGTGCGTGATGAGGTCGATCGTCTGATCGATGAGGTCGAAACCACCATGGCCCCCGCAGACGTCGAAACGCATCTCGAATTGAGTAGCGCGTATGACCGAAGGCTCGGCAACCTCCCCTATCTCGAGAAGGACGAGCGGTGCTTCGATCACCTGCTGAAAGCGGTCGAGCAAGGGGCCGGACCAATTCATGTTCTGGCGCTGGCCCGCAAATATGTCATGGGCACGCTGTCCGTCAGGCCGAACTTTGAAGAAGCCATTCGCTGGTACAAGCATGCGGTCCAGCAAGGAAGTGTCGAGGCCGTGGACGAGTTGCAAAGGCTCTACCAGCACATCCAGAGACAGCGGCGCCACGAACCGAATGCCTGA
- a CDS encoding protein adenylyltransferase SelO: MTVHFPFQNSYSALPDSFFARVAPTPVAAPRLIKLNRPLALQLGLDPDLLETPEGAEILAGKTVPAGADPIAMAYAGHQFGHFVPQLGDGRAILLGEVIDRNGVRRDIQLKGSGPTPFSRRGDGRAALGPVLREYIVSEAMFALGIPTTRSLAAVVTGEHVIRETALPGAVLTRVASSHIRVGTFQFFAGRRDTDAIRRLADHVITRHYPDLLQAKRPYHDLLATVVARQAELIARWLLVGFIHGVMNTDNTSISGETIDYGPCAFMDTYNPAQVFSSIDEMGRYAYANQPRIGLWNLTRLAECLLPLFSDDQEKAIAEAQDILGAFSDQFSAAYQAGLRRKVGLFTERDGDEALIQDLLDAMAKNQADFTLTFRKLGDAAGDPAAGDARAQFMDPAAFDEWAKRWHERIALEPQSAAERQAAMHAVNPLFIPRNHRVEAVIQAAVNNDDFAPFEELVKVLAKPFEDQPDYASYADPPLPDQRVLQTFCGT; this comes from the coding sequence ATGACCGTCCATTTCCCCTTCCAGAACTCCTATTCGGCGCTGCCGGACAGCTTCTTCGCCCGCGTCGCGCCGACCCCAGTGGCCGCGCCCCGGCTGATCAAGCTGAACCGGCCGCTGGCGCTCCAGCTCGGGCTCGATCCCGACCTGTTGGAGACCCCGGAAGGCGCCGAGATCCTGGCCGGCAAGACGGTTCCCGCCGGGGCGGATCCCATCGCCATGGCCTATGCCGGCCACCAGTTCGGGCATTTCGTGCCCCAGCTCGGCGACGGCCGCGCCATCCTGCTCGGCGAGGTCATCGACCGGAACGGCGTTCGCCGCGACATCCAGCTCAAGGGAAGCGGCCCCACCCCGTTCTCCCGCCGCGGCGACGGCCGCGCCGCGCTCGGGCCGGTGCTGCGCGAATACATCGTCAGCGAAGCCATGTTCGCGCTCGGCATCCCGACCACGCGCTCGCTCGCTGCGGTCGTCACCGGCGAGCACGTCATCCGCGAGACTGCGCTGCCCGGGGCGGTGCTGACCCGCGTCGCCTCCAGCCACATCCGCGTCGGCACCTTCCAGTTCTTCGCCGGCCGCCGCGATACCGATGCGATCCGCCGGCTCGCCGACCACGTCATCACGCGCCACTACCCGGATCTCCTTCAAGCAAAGCGGCCCTATCACGACCTGCTCGCCACGGTCGTTGCGCGCCAGGCCGAGCTCATCGCGCGCTGGCTGCTGGTCGGCTTCATCCACGGCGTGATGAACACCGACAACACCTCCATCTCCGGCGAGACCATCGACTACGGCCCCTGCGCCTTCATGGACACCTACAATCCCGCGCAGGTGTTCTCCTCGATCGACGAGATGGGCCGCTATGCCTATGCCAACCAGCCGCGCATCGGCTTGTGGAATCTGACGCGCCTTGCCGAATGCCTGCTGCCGCTGTTCTCCGACGACCAGGAGAAGGCAATCGCGGAAGCCCAGGACATCCTTGGCGCCTTCTCGGACCAGTTCAGCGCCGCCTATCAGGCCGGCCTGCGTAGGAAGGTCGGCCTTTTCACGGAACGTGACGGCGACGAGGCGCTGATCCAGGACCTGCTCGACGCCATGGCCAAGAACCAGGCCGATTTCACCCTCACCTTCCGCAAGCTCGGCGATGCCGCGGGCGATCCGGCGGCGGGCGACGCGCGCGCGCAGTTCATGGACCCCGCAGCCTTCGACGAGTGGGCCAAGCGCTGGCACGAGCGCATCGCACTGGAGCCGCAGAGCGCGGCCGAGCGGCAAGCCGCGATGCACGCGGTCAACCCGCTGTTCATTCCGCGCAACCACCGCGTCGAGGCCGTGATCCAGGCCGCGGTGAACAACGACGATTTTGCGCCGTTCGAGGAGCTGGTGAAGGTGCTGGCAAAGCCGTTCGAGGACCAGCCGGACTATGCAAGCTACGCCGATCCGCCGCTGCCGGACCAGCGGGTGCTGCAGACGTTCTGCGGGACGTAG